From Daphnia pulicaria isolate SC F1-1A chromosome 4, SC_F0-13Bv2, whole genome shotgun sequence, one genomic window encodes:
- the LOC124335840 gene encoding forkhead box protein P2-like isoform X5, with translation MVGERVMDPETDVDGAINLSTHQQQQQTDNRPAILVVDQQTTTTSSIHRQDAISKGSLSPVTKLDGSSPIREPENLPILSTGGSSSTGCSSGSDSSDSSKSSSPPVIHWEPASLLSSLHSKKSDQPISSEADPADPLAAAAAAIRAHPLLMTPQGLALQQHVQQLLRDQLIHPQLQSMLLYQKQQQEKLADLGRKQLETLLTQLQEQLQLNLFQQTQLMQQRSGAGVSAAERRKNNELAQTLAGQQQQIIHQIQLTHQHFVLGSVQQQQNLLTSPPTSTGEETTSEMASSKPTSVWNNKDSSTPLPGGLNVNVSASGLPTVQVTACDSPASISPIRSSADSGRIATSNGHLNNSGVYSSPHSHYQQTTSGSGDMNDNLIDHHHGVGGVFNPSGSNGVKNGDQQRISSSSSTPLSNSSSSSHPLFLFGVCRWPGCESPCDDVSTFIEHLNREHVLDDRSTAQTRVQMQVVAQLELQLQKERDRLQSMMDHLNRARQQQQQQQQQQQQQQSTLPAKQSPVKSNGSAMRGPQLPVNSSGDSMNALQHHRMSPSLAALVSATMRGVMNPVTASSHHHLLLHPPTPSTQHHGSMSQQSQSQSQRRRLSEKPNLGSNSGLPYLLDRTGLDVHQELQRNREWYRTTDTRPPFTYASLIRQAIIESPERQLTLNEIYTWFQNTFCYFRHNAATWKNAIRTNLSLHKCFVRYEDDFGSYWMVDDAEFVRRRHLARGRPRKFEIPAAAAAAAAAAVQHHQLQLNLNRPTSPHSLQPPPSSSTIRDHSTDGAESARPLIGKNVAIRSPCAHRDKIATQGVQSKSPSMTPSPTLFGEALNASLQAALAESNMSFLHRSQSSSSQSPLDRSSGFHHHQHQMHDGSLVLGAKRVKMEAPDEELSSCSMKAPAIPSEEYYCRNPAGGSSLVVIKQQQHETSGDGGGHHSSGTDNDDNNDASSTENYEPLDFKAWRAQRSTSNNTSTAAASNDEEDEEEEDGFANTIPGRASITVEVGPASSTRLMDASSATTGTDFMTHTVRSAK, from the exons GCTATTTCAAAAGGATCGCTTTCACCCGTAACGAAGTTGGACGGCAGTTCTCCCATTCGCGAACCGGAAAACTTGCCGATTCTGAGCACCGGCGGAAGTAGTAGTACAGgttgcagcagcggcagcgacAGTAGCGATAGCAGCAAAAGTAGCAGCCCGCCGGTGATCCACTGGGAACCGGCCTCTCTGCTTTCGTCCCTTCACAGTAAGAAAAGCGATCAGCCAATTTCGTCGGAAGCCGATCCAGCTGATCCTTTggcagcggcggcagcagcgatCCGAGCTCACCCGTTGCTCATGACACCGCAAGGTCTCGCACTCCAGCAACACGTCCAGCAGTTGCTGCGTGACCAGCTGATTCATCCTCAG TTACAGAGTATGTTGCTGTACCAGAAGCAACAGCAAGAAAAACTGGCGGACCTCGGTCGTAAACAGTTGGAGACGCTGCTGACTCAACTGCAGGAGCAGCTCCAGCTCAACTTGTTCCAGCAAACTCAGCTGATGCAACAAAGGAGCGGAGCGGGCGTCAGCGCCGCCGAACGGAGGAAGAACAACGAACTGGCCCAGACGTTAGCtggacaacagcagcagatcaTACATCAGATCCAGTTGACTCATCAGCACTTTGTGCTCGGATcggttcaacaacaacagaatttACTCACATCTCCACCCACTTCAACTG gcGAAGAAACTACGTCAGAAATGGCCAGCAGCAAACCGACTTCCGTCTGGAACAACAAAGACTCATCGACGCCATTACCCGGTGGATTGAATGTCAACGTTTCGGCATCCGGCCTGCCCACGGTTCAAGTCACCGCCTGTGACTCACCGGCTTCCATCAGTCCCATTCGATCCTCTGCCGATTCCGGTAGAATCGCTACCAGCAACGGCCACCTGAACAACAGCGGCGTCTACTCGTCACCTCACTCGCACTACCAGCAGACGACTTCCGGTTCGGGTGACATGAACGACAATTTGATCGATCACCATCACGGCGTCGGTGGTGTCTTCAACCCTTCCGGATCCAACGGCGTCAAGAACGGCGACCAGCAGCGGATCTCCTCCTCGTCGTCGACTCCTCTGTCGAATTCTTCCTCATCGTCTCATCCGCTATTCCTTTTTGGAGTGTGTCGCTGGCCCGGATGCGAATCCCCTTGCGACGACGTCTCCACCTTTATAGA gcATTTGAATCGTGAGCACGTGCTGGATGATCGCTCAACGGCTCAAACCCGCGTTCAGATGCAGGTGGTGGCTCAGCTGGAGCTCCAGCTGCAGAAGGAACGCGATCGACTTCAATCCATGATGGATCACCTCAACCGAGCccgtcaacagcagcagcagcagcagcagcaacaacaacaacaacaatcaaccCTTCCAGCTAAGCAGTCACCCGTGAAGAGCAACGGCTCCGCCATGCGCGGCCCGCAGCTTCCAGTCAACTCGTCCGGTGACTCGATGAACGCGCTCCAACATCACAGGATGTCCCCGTCGCTGGCCGCCCTGGTATCGGCCACGATGCGCGGAGTGATGAATCCGGTGACAGCCTCTTCCCACCATCACCTGTTGCTCCATCCGCCGACTCCTTCGACCCAACATCACGGGTCCATGAGCCAGCAAAGTCAGTCCCAGTCCCAGCGCCGAAGGCTGTCGGAGAAACCCAATTTAGGGTCCAATTCCG GACTGCCTTATCTGCTTGACAGAACTGGTCTGGATGTTCATCAAG AATTGCAACGCAATCGGGAATGGTACCGGACCACGGATACCCGTCCACCTTTTACTTACGCCTCTCTCATCCGTCAG GCCATTATTGAGTCCCCAGAAAGACAGCTGACGCTCAACGAGATTTACACCTGGTTCCAGAACACGTTTTGCTACTTCCGTCACAACGCCGCAACTTGGAAG AACGCCATCCGCACCAATCTCTCGCTGCATAAATGCTTCGTTCGATACGAAGACGACTTTGGTTCATACTGGATGGTCGACGATGCCGAATTCGTCCGACGTCGACACTTGGCGCGCGGCCGGCCGCGCAAATTTGAAAtccctgcagcagcagctgctgcggccgccgccgccgtccaGCACCACCAACTTCAGCTTAATCTAAATCGTCCAACTTCCCCGCATTCTCTGCAACCACCACCGTCGTCGTCAACCATCCGAGATCACAGCACTGACGGAGCCGAATCTGCACGACCCCTGATCGGCAAGAATGTGGCCATCCGCTCTCCTTGCGCTCATCGCGACAAAATCGCGACCCA GGGTGTTCAATCGAAAAGTCCCAGCATGACGCCCAGTCCGACGCTTTTTGGTGAAGCTCTCAACGCCAGTTTACAG GCTGCTTTGGCAGAGAGCAACATGAGTTTTCTACACAGAAGCCAGTCTTCTTCATCACAAAGTCCACTGGATCGTTCATCCGGCTTCCATCATCACCAACACCAGATGCACGATGGGTCGTTGGTCCTAGGAGCGAAACGTGTCAAGATGGAAGCTCCGGATGAGGAGCTCAGTAGTTGCAGCATGAAAGCGCCAGCTATACCTTCGGAAGAGTATTATTGCCGCAATCCGGCCGGTGGCAGCAGTTTAGTGGTGatcaagcagcagcagcacgagaCCAGCGGTGACGGTGGTGGCCATCATTCAAGTGGAACCGATAACGATGATAACAATGACGCTTCCTCAACAGAAAATTACGAGCCGCTGGATTTTAAAGCCTGGCGAGCCCAACGTTCGACCAGTAATAACACATCGACCGCTGCCGCATCCAACGACGaggaagatgaggaagaagaagacggctTCGCAAACACTATCCCCGGACGCGCTTCCATTACAGTCGAAGTGGGTCCGGCCTCCTCAACAAGACTAATGGACGCCAGTTCGGCAACCACCGGCACCGACTTCATGACACACACTGTCCGCAGCGCCAAATAA
- the LOC124335840 gene encoding forkhead box protein P4-like isoform X3 produces the protein MDPETDVDGAINLSTHQQQQQTDNRPAILVVDQQTTTTSSIHRQDAISKGSLSPVTKLDGSSPIREPENLPILSTGGSSSTGCSSGSDSSDSSKSSSPPVIHWEPASLLSSLHSKKSDQPISSEADPADPLAAAAAAIRAHPLLMTPQGLALQQHVQQLLRDQLIHPQLQSMLLYQKQQQEKLADLGRKQLETLLTQLQEQLQLNLFQQTQLMQQRSGAGVSAAERRKNNELAQTLAGQQQQIIHQIQLTHQHFVLGSVQQQQNLLTSPPTSTGEETTSEMASSKPTSVWNNKDSSTPLPGGLNVNVSASGLPTVQVTACDSPASISPIRSSADSGRIATSNGHLNNSGVYSSPHSHYQQTTSGSGDMNDNLIDHHHGVGGVFNPSGSNGVKNGDQQRISSSSSTPLSNSSSSSHPLFLFGVCRWPGCESPCDDVSTFIEHLNREHVLDDRSTAQTRVQMQVVAQLELQLQKERDRLQSMMDHLNRARQQQQQQQQQQQQQQSTLPAKQSPVKSNGSAMRGPQLPVNSSGDSMNALQHHRMSPSLAALVSATMRGVMNPVTASSHHHLLLHPPTPSTQHHGSMSQQSQSQSQRRRLSEKPNLGSNSGAVEDIRLRKRSVTERSAMDISEGLPYLLDRTGLDVHQELQRNREWYRTTDTRPPFTYASLIRQAIIESPERQLTLNEIYTWFQNTFCYFRHNAATWKNAIRTNLSLHKCFVRYEDDFGSYWMVDDAEFVRRRHLARGRPRKFEIPAAAAAAAAAAVQHHQLQLNLNRPTSPHSLQPPPSSSTIRDHSTDGAESARPLIGKNVAIRSPCAHRDKIATQGVQSKSPSMTPSPTLFGEALNASLQAALAESNMSFLHRSQSSSSQSPLDRSSGFHHHQHQMHDGSLVLGAKRVKMEAPDEELSSCSMKAPAIPSEEYYCRNPAGGSSLVVIKQQQHETSGDGGGHHSSGTDNDDNNDASSTENYEPLDFKAWRAQRSTSNNTSTAAASNDEEDEEEEDGFANTIPGRASITVEVGPASSTRLMDASSATTGTDFMTHTVRSAK, from the exons GCTATTTCAAAAGGATCGCTTTCACCCGTAACGAAGTTGGACGGCAGTTCTCCCATTCGCGAACCGGAAAACTTGCCGATTCTGAGCACCGGCGGAAGTAGTAGTACAGgttgcagcagcggcagcgacAGTAGCGATAGCAGCAAAAGTAGCAGCCCGCCGGTGATCCACTGGGAACCGGCCTCTCTGCTTTCGTCCCTTCACAGTAAGAAAAGCGATCAGCCAATTTCGTCGGAAGCCGATCCAGCTGATCCTTTggcagcggcggcagcagcgatCCGAGCTCACCCGTTGCTCATGACACCGCAAGGTCTCGCACTCCAGCAACACGTCCAGCAGTTGCTGCGTGACCAGCTGATTCATCCTCAG TTACAGAGTATGTTGCTGTACCAGAAGCAACAGCAAGAAAAACTGGCGGACCTCGGTCGTAAACAGTTGGAGACGCTGCTGACTCAACTGCAGGAGCAGCTCCAGCTCAACTTGTTCCAGCAAACTCAGCTGATGCAACAAAGGAGCGGAGCGGGCGTCAGCGCCGCCGAACGGAGGAAGAACAACGAACTGGCCCAGACGTTAGCtggacaacagcagcagatcaTACATCAGATCCAGTTGACTCATCAGCACTTTGTGCTCGGATcggttcaacaacaacagaatttACTCACATCTCCACCCACTTCAACTG gcGAAGAAACTACGTCAGAAATGGCCAGCAGCAAACCGACTTCCGTCTGGAACAACAAAGACTCATCGACGCCATTACCCGGTGGATTGAATGTCAACGTTTCGGCATCCGGCCTGCCCACGGTTCAAGTCACCGCCTGTGACTCACCGGCTTCCATCAGTCCCATTCGATCCTCTGCCGATTCCGGTAGAATCGCTACCAGCAACGGCCACCTGAACAACAGCGGCGTCTACTCGTCACCTCACTCGCACTACCAGCAGACGACTTCCGGTTCGGGTGACATGAACGACAATTTGATCGATCACCATCACGGCGTCGGTGGTGTCTTCAACCCTTCCGGATCCAACGGCGTCAAGAACGGCGACCAGCAGCGGATCTCCTCCTCGTCGTCGACTCCTCTGTCGAATTCTTCCTCATCGTCTCATCCGCTATTCCTTTTTGGAGTGTGTCGCTGGCCCGGATGCGAATCCCCTTGCGACGACGTCTCCACCTTTATAGA gcATTTGAATCGTGAGCACGTGCTGGATGATCGCTCAACGGCTCAAACCCGCGTTCAGATGCAGGTGGTGGCTCAGCTGGAGCTCCAGCTGCAGAAGGAACGCGATCGACTTCAATCCATGATGGATCACCTCAACCGAGCccgtcaacagcagcagcagcagcagcagcaacaacaacaacaacaatcaaccCTTCCAGCTAAGCAGTCACCCGTGAAGAGCAACGGCTCCGCCATGCGCGGCCCGCAGCTTCCAGTCAACTCGTCCGGTGACTCGATGAACGCGCTCCAACATCACAGGATGTCCCCGTCGCTGGCCGCCCTGGTATCGGCCACGATGCGCGGAGTGATGAATCCGGTGACAGCCTCTTCCCACCATCACCTGTTGCTCCATCCGCCGACTCCTTCGACCCAACATCACGGGTCCATGAGCCAGCAAAGTCAGTCCCAGTCCCAGCGCCGAAGGCTGTCGGAGAAACCCAATTTAGGGTCCAATTCCG GCGCCGTCGAAGATATCCGCTTACGCAAACGGAGCGTCACTGAACGCTCGGCAATGGATATTTCCGAAG GACTGCCTTATCTGCTTGACAGAACTGGTCTGGATGTTCATCAAG AATTGCAACGCAATCGGGAATGGTACCGGACCACGGATACCCGTCCACCTTTTACTTACGCCTCTCTCATCCGTCAG GCCATTATTGAGTCCCCAGAAAGACAGCTGACGCTCAACGAGATTTACACCTGGTTCCAGAACACGTTTTGCTACTTCCGTCACAACGCCGCAACTTGGAAG AACGCCATCCGCACCAATCTCTCGCTGCATAAATGCTTCGTTCGATACGAAGACGACTTTGGTTCATACTGGATGGTCGACGATGCCGAATTCGTCCGACGTCGACACTTGGCGCGCGGCCGGCCGCGCAAATTTGAAAtccctgcagcagcagctgctgcggccgccgccgccgtccaGCACCACCAACTTCAGCTTAATCTAAATCGTCCAACTTCCCCGCATTCTCTGCAACCACCACCGTCGTCGTCAACCATCCGAGATCACAGCACTGACGGAGCCGAATCTGCACGACCCCTGATCGGCAAGAATGTGGCCATCCGCTCTCCTTGCGCTCATCGCGACAAAATCGCGACCCA GGGTGTTCAATCGAAAAGTCCCAGCATGACGCCCAGTCCGACGCTTTTTGGTGAAGCTCTCAACGCCAGTTTACAG GCTGCTTTGGCAGAGAGCAACATGAGTTTTCTACACAGAAGCCAGTCTTCTTCATCACAAAGTCCACTGGATCGTTCATCCGGCTTCCATCATCACCAACACCAGATGCACGATGGGTCGTTGGTCCTAGGAGCGAAACGTGTCAAGATGGAAGCTCCGGATGAGGAGCTCAGTAGTTGCAGCATGAAAGCGCCAGCTATACCTTCGGAAGAGTATTATTGCCGCAATCCGGCCGGTGGCAGCAGTTTAGTGGTGatcaagcagcagcagcacgagaCCAGCGGTGACGGTGGTGGCCATCATTCAAGTGGAACCGATAACGATGATAACAATGACGCTTCCTCAACAGAAAATTACGAGCCGCTGGATTTTAAAGCCTGGCGAGCCCAACGTTCGACCAGTAATAACACATCGACCGCTGCCGCATCCAACGACGaggaagatgaggaagaagaagacggctTCGCAAACACTATCCCCGGACGCGCTTCCATTACAGTCGAAGTGGGTCCGGCCTCCTCAACAAGACTAATGGACGCCAGTTCGGCAACCACCGGCACCGACTTCATGACACACACTGTCCGCAGCGCCAAATAA
- the LOC124335840 gene encoding forkhead box protein P2-like isoform X6, with product MVGERVMDPETDVDGAINLSTHQQQQQTDNRPAILVVDQQTTTTSSIHRQDAISKGSLSPVTKLDGSSPIREPENLPILSTGGSSSTGCSSGSDSSDSSKSSSPPVIHWEPASLLSSLHSKKSDQPISSEADPADPLAAAAAAIRAHPLLMTPQGLALQQHVQQLLRDQLIHPQLQSMLLYQKQQQEKLADLGRKQLETLLTQLQEQLQLNLFQQTQLMQQRSGAGVSAAERRKNNELAQTLAGQQQQIIHQIQLTHQHFVLGSVQQQQNLLTSPPTSTGEETTSEMASSKPTSVWNNKDSSTPLPGGLNVNVSASGLPTVQVTACDSPASISPIRSSADSGRIATSNGHLNNSGVYSSPHSHYQQTTSGSGDMNDNLIDHHHGVGGVFNPSGSNGVKNGDQQRISSSSSTPLSNSSSSSHPLFLFGVCRWPGCESPCDDVSTFIEHLNREHVLDDRSTAQTRVQMQVVAQLELQLQKERDRLQSMMDHLNRARQQQQQQQQQQQQQQSTLPAKQSPVKSNGSAMRGPQLPVNSSGDSMNALQHHRMSPSLAALVSATMRGVMNPVTASSHHHLLLHPPTPSTQHHGSMSQQSQSQSQRRRLSEKPNLGSNSELQRNREWYRTTDTRPPFTYASLIRQAIIESPERQLTLNEIYTWFQNTFCYFRHNAATWKNAIRTNLSLHKCFVRYEDDFGSYWMVDDAEFVRRRHLARGRPRKFEIPAAAAAAAAAAVQHHQLQLNLNRPTSPHSLQPPPSSSTIRDHSTDGAESARPLIGKNVAIRSPCAHRDKIATQGVQSKSPSMTPSPTLFGEALNASLQAALAESNMSFLHRSQSSSSQSPLDRSSGFHHHQHQMHDGSLVLGAKRVKMEAPDEELSSCSMKAPAIPSEEYYCRNPAGGSSLVVIKQQQHETSGDGGGHHSSGTDNDDNNDASSTENYEPLDFKAWRAQRSTSNNTSTAAASNDEEDEEEEDGFANTIPGRASITVEVGPASSTRLMDASSATTGTDFMTHTVRSAK from the exons GCTATTTCAAAAGGATCGCTTTCACCCGTAACGAAGTTGGACGGCAGTTCTCCCATTCGCGAACCGGAAAACTTGCCGATTCTGAGCACCGGCGGAAGTAGTAGTACAGgttgcagcagcggcagcgacAGTAGCGATAGCAGCAAAAGTAGCAGCCCGCCGGTGATCCACTGGGAACCGGCCTCTCTGCTTTCGTCCCTTCACAGTAAGAAAAGCGATCAGCCAATTTCGTCGGAAGCCGATCCAGCTGATCCTTTggcagcggcggcagcagcgatCCGAGCTCACCCGTTGCTCATGACACCGCAAGGTCTCGCACTCCAGCAACACGTCCAGCAGTTGCTGCGTGACCAGCTGATTCATCCTCAG TTACAGAGTATGTTGCTGTACCAGAAGCAACAGCAAGAAAAACTGGCGGACCTCGGTCGTAAACAGTTGGAGACGCTGCTGACTCAACTGCAGGAGCAGCTCCAGCTCAACTTGTTCCAGCAAACTCAGCTGATGCAACAAAGGAGCGGAGCGGGCGTCAGCGCCGCCGAACGGAGGAAGAACAACGAACTGGCCCAGACGTTAGCtggacaacagcagcagatcaTACATCAGATCCAGTTGACTCATCAGCACTTTGTGCTCGGATcggttcaacaacaacagaatttACTCACATCTCCACCCACTTCAACTG gcGAAGAAACTACGTCAGAAATGGCCAGCAGCAAACCGACTTCCGTCTGGAACAACAAAGACTCATCGACGCCATTACCCGGTGGATTGAATGTCAACGTTTCGGCATCCGGCCTGCCCACGGTTCAAGTCACCGCCTGTGACTCACCGGCTTCCATCAGTCCCATTCGATCCTCTGCCGATTCCGGTAGAATCGCTACCAGCAACGGCCACCTGAACAACAGCGGCGTCTACTCGTCACCTCACTCGCACTACCAGCAGACGACTTCCGGTTCGGGTGACATGAACGACAATTTGATCGATCACCATCACGGCGTCGGTGGTGTCTTCAACCCTTCCGGATCCAACGGCGTCAAGAACGGCGACCAGCAGCGGATCTCCTCCTCGTCGTCGACTCCTCTGTCGAATTCTTCCTCATCGTCTCATCCGCTATTCCTTTTTGGAGTGTGTCGCTGGCCCGGATGCGAATCCCCTTGCGACGACGTCTCCACCTTTATAGA gcATTTGAATCGTGAGCACGTGCTGGATGATCGCTCAACGGCTCAAACCCGCGTTCAGATGCAGGTGGTGGCTCAGCTGGAGCTCCAGCTGCAGAAGGAACGCGATCGACTTCAATCCATGATGGATCACCTCAACCGAGCccgtcaacagcagcagcagcagcagcagcaacaacaacaacaacaatcaaccCTTCCAGCTAAGCAGTCACCCGTGAAGAGCAACGGCTCCGCCATGCGCGGCCCGCAGCTTCCAGTCAACTCGTCCGGTGACTCGATGAACGCGCTCCAACATCACAGGATGTCCCCGTCGCTGGCCGCCCTGGTATCGGCCACGATGCGCGGAGTGATGAATCCGGTGACAGCCTCTTCCCACCATCACCTGTTGCTCCATCCGCCGACTCCTTCGACCCAACATCACGGGTCCATGAGCCAGCAAAGTCAGTCCCAGTCCCAGCGCCGAAGGCTGTCGGAGAAACCCAATTTAGGGTCCAATTCCG AATTGCAACGCAATCGGGAATGGTACCGGACCACGGATACCCGTCCACCTTTTACTTACGCCTCTCTCATCCGTCAG GCCATTATTGAGTCCCCAGAAAGACAGCTGACGCTCAACGAGATTTACACCTGGTTCCAGAACACGTTTTGCTACTTCCGTCACAACGCCGCAACTTGGAAG AACGCCATCCGCACCAATCTCTCGCTGCATAAATGCTTCGTTCGATACGAAGACGACTTTGGTTCATACTGGATGGTCGACGATGCCGAATTCGTCCGACGTCGACACTTGGCGCGCGGCCGGCCGCGCAAATTTGAAAtccctgcagcagcagctgctgcggccgccgccgccgtccaGCACCACCAACTTCAGCTTAATCTAAATCGTCCAACTTCCCCGCATTCTCTGCAACCACCACCGTCGTCGTCAACCATCCGAGATCACAGCACTGACGGAGCCGAATCTGCACGACCCCTGATCGGCAAGAATGTGGCCATCCGCTCTCCTTGCGCTCATCGCGACAAAATCGCGACCCA GGGTGTTCAATCGAAAAGTCCCAGCATGACGCCCAGTCCGACGCTTTTTGGTGAAGCTCTCAACGCCAGTTTACAG GCTGCTTTGGCAGAGAGCAACATGAGTTTTCTACACAGAAGCCAGTCTTCTTCATCACAAAGTCCACTGGATCGTTCATCCGGCTTCCATCATCACCAACACCAGATGCACGATGGGTCGTTGGTCCTAGGAGCGAAACGTGTCAAGATGGAAGCTCCGGATGAGGAGCTCAGTAGTTGCAGCATGAAAGCGCCAGCTATACCTTCGGAAGAGTATTATTGCCGCAATCCGGCCGGTGGCAGCAGTTTAGTGGTGatcaagcagcagcagcacgagaCCAGCGGTGACGGTGGTGGCCATCATTCAAGTGGAACCGATAACGATGATAACAATGACGCTTCCTCAACAGAAAATTACGAGCCGCTGGATTTTAAAGCCTGGCGAGCCCAACGTTCGACCAGTAATAACACATCGACCGCTGCCGCATCCAACGACGaggaagatgaggaagaagaagacggctTCGCAAACACTATCCCCGGACGCGCTTCCATTACAGTCGAAGTGGGTCCGGCCTCCTCAACAAGACTAATGGACGCCAGTTCGGCAACCACCGGCACCGACTTCATGACACACACTGTCCGCAGCGCCAAATAA